The nucleotide sequence aacacggaatctatggaacactattaagagcactcgaaaaataaagcttcctaaaagcaaatgtaACAGAGGTAGGGGGCTGACTGGATGGGGTATTGGGCAGTTCTCCCAGAGACCATGCCGGTTTGAGGTGACAGACAGATACAGTTTGAGTTGTGCGGTTAATGATCACTTTGAACATGTTGTTACGGTTCaatatgactctgtgcaggcctgagTGTGGAGGGCTGAGTGCCGGTCAGATGGTGTCATCGCAGATCATGACGTGAGTGCATGCCGCCAAGTGCTTATGCAGGAATATGGGAGGAAGTGAGTGCGACCGAGGAGGGAGCATGCAAATGTTAGTGATTAGCTCCTTAACATGCCTGACAAATGTCAAGTCGCAGATTAGGTCTGGAGGGAGTGAAGGCTCGACTAGCTCTGCTGGGAATGTGAGGGGTTCTCTGTATAGTACTTCTGCCAGAGATGTGTGAAGCTCCTCTTTGTATGCGGCCTGAATGCCTAACATTGCCCATGGTAAGGCATCGGCTCACTCACCTCCATGGCACATCAGTGAAGATTTAAGCATTCACCGCCAGCATTCGATAAGCCTTTTGCTTTGGGGGGTGGTATGCTGTTGTCCTAAATAGtttcaccccacacagttcacaaagctCCTGAAAGAGGGTGGACTCAAACTGGCACCCCTGGTCAATGGTGATAAAAGCTGGGCAGCTGAAGCGCGAGATCCAAATTAATAAATGGGCAAGGGCCACTACATCAGGTGTGATAGTAGTGAGGTAGAATTACCTCTACCCAGTGGGTAAACCTGTCAATGGCAGACAGTATTTAACGAATGTGGCCTGAGGGAGTAAGGGCCAGACGATATCAATGTATTTATGTTGAAATCTTCTTTTTGTCACATCAAATGTACCCTTGGTGAACTGCATGACATCCTACTTTTGCATGTTGACAAGCCACACATGCTCGCACCCAACTGAAACATTGTTTTATCACCCCAGGTCAAATGAAACAGGGCACGCAGGGATAGCAGGATGTTGTAAACCTGGTCTGCGATCTTCAGTTTATCATCCAGTGGGGCTGAAGTTAAATGGAGAAAGTGAATTAGAACTTCTGTAGGAAGTTTGagcaaccagatggtccaaagTGTAGCGTCTGGCATATGATGCGTCTCAATCATATAACAGAGATGATGCCAGAGATATGAGAGGGATCTGGAATTCAGCAACTCATGACTGATGATTGGGCAGATAGCTTCCTCTGTAGATCTGGATAGGGGCTCGAGGATGGTGCATTGGGCAAATGCATATTTGTCCAAATAGGGAGGCAAAGCCACAATATCGCAGATCAGGGAGTCTTGGCGTAACTGTTTGTCAGAAACTGTCACTCCCTGTCCATAGCTCTGCAGCGTAACTGGCTTGGGTGCAGTAGCTGTGTGTGAGGATGATGtacgatggacatcaacaaaagcaagacaatgataatggaatgtagtaaaataaaatcaggtgatggtgaggaattagattaggaaatgagacacttaaagtactagacaagttttgctatttgggaagcaaaataactgctgattgtcaaaatagagaagatataaaatgtagaatggctgtggcaaggaaagcattcatcattgtcgtcgtcgtcgtcgtcgtcattgtcgtcgtcgtcgtcgtcattgtcgtcgtcgtcgtcgtcattgtcgtcgtcattgtcgtcgtcgtcgtcgtcgtcattgtcgtcgtcgtcattgtcgtcgtcgtcgtcgtcgtcattgtcgtcgtcgtcgtcattgtcgtcgtcgtcgtcgtcgtcgtcattgtcgtcgtcgtcgtcattgtcgtcgtcgtcgtcattgtcgtcgtcgtcgtcattgtcgtcgtcgtcgtcattgtcgtcgtcgtcgtcattgtcgtcgtcgtcgtcattgtcgtcgtcgtcgtcgtcgtcattgtcgtcgtcgtcgtcgtcgtcattgtcgtcgtcgtcgtcgtcgtcattgtcgtcgtcgtcgtcgtcgtcattgtcgtcgtcgtcattgtcgtcgtcgtcgtcgtcgtcgtcgtcattgtcgtcgtcgtcgtcgtcgtcgtcgtcattgtcgtcgtcatcgtcgtcattgtcgtcgtcgtcgtcgtcattgtcgtcgtcatcgtcgtcattgtcgtcgtcatcgtcgtcattgtcgtcgtcgtcgtcgtcattgtcgtcgtcgtcgtcgtcattgtcgtcgtcgtcgtcgtcattgtcgtcgtcgtcgtcgtcgtcgtcgtcattgtcgtcgtcgtcgtcgtcattgtcgtcgtcgtcgtcgtcattgtcgtcgtcgtcgtcgtcattgtcgtcgtcgtcgtcgtcattgtcgtcgtcgtcgtcgtcattgtcgtcgtcgtcgtcgtcgtcattgtcgtcgtcgtcgtcgtcgtcgtcgtcattgtcgtcgtcgtcgtcgtcattgtcgtcgtcgtcattgtcgtcgtcgtcattgtcgtcgtcgtcgtcgtcgtcgtcgtcattgtcgtcgtcgtcgtcgtcgtcgtcattgtcgtcgtcgtcgtcgtcgtcgtcgtcgtcgtcgtcgtcgtcgtcattgtcgtcgtcgtcgtcgtcgtcgtcattgtcgtcgtcgtcgtcgtcattgtcgtcgtcgtcgtcgtcattgtcgtcgtcgtcgtcattgtcgtcattgtcgtcgtcgtcgtcgtcattgtcgtcgtcgtcgtcgtcgtcattgtcgtcgtcgtcgtcgtcattgtcgtcgtcgtcgtcgtcattgtcgtcgtcgtcgtcgtcattgtcgtcgtcgtcgtcgtcattgtcgtcgtcgtcgtcgtcattgtcgtcgtcgtcgtcgtcattgtcgtcgtcgtcgtcgtcattgtcgtcgtcgtcattgtcgtcgtcgtcgtcgtcattgtcgtcgtcgtcgtcgtcattgtcgtcgtcgtcgtcgtcgtcgtcattgtcgtcgtcgtcgtcgtcgtcgtcgtcattgtcgtcgtcgtcgtcattgtcgtcgtcgtcgtcgtcgtcgtcgtcattgtcgtcgtcgtcgtcgtcgtcattgtcgtcgtcgtcgtcgtcattgtcgtcgtcattgtcgtcgtcattgtcgtcgtcgtcgtcgtcgtcgtcgtcgtcattgtcgtcgtcgtcgtcgtcgtcgtcattgtcatCATCTTTTAatgctgattatgcctttcagggttcagtctggagcatagtcccccttataaaattcctccatgatccccctattcagtgctaacattggtgcctcttctgatgttaagcctattacttcaaaatcattcttaaccgaatccaggtatcttcttctTTGTCTACCCcaattcctcctaccctctactgctgaacccatgagtctcttgggtaaccttgattctcccatgcgtgtaacatgaccccaccatctaagcctgttcaccctgactgctacatctatagagttcattcccagtttttcttcgatttcctcgttgtggacaccctcctgccattgttcccatctactagtacctgcaattatcctagctacttccatatccgtaacctcaaccttattggtaaggtagcctgaatccacccagctttcactcccatacaacaaagttggttgaaagattgaacggtgcacaggtaacttagtcttggtactgacttccttcttgcagaagagagtagatcgtagctgagcgctcactacattagctttgctacacctcgcttccagttctttcactatgttgccatcctgtgagaatatgcatcctaagtacttgaaaccgtccacctgttctaactttgttcctcctatttggcactcagtccatttatctctctttcccactgacattactttcgttttggagatgctaatcttcataccatagtccttacatttctgatctagctctgaaatattactttgcaaactttcaatcgaatctgccatcacaactaagttataCTCACAatcgagactgcttattttgcgttcacatttcttaatctcacccagacagtatattgttttcaacatatgatccataaataatatgaacaacaatggagacaggttgcagccttgtcttacccctgaaactactctgaaccatgaactcaatttactgtcaactctaactgctgcctgactatctatgtacagacctttaattgcttgcaaaagtttgcctcctattccataatctcgtggaacagacaataacttcctcctaggaatgtagtcatataccttttctacatctataaagcatagatacaattccctgttccactcataacacttctccattacatgccgtaagctaaagatctggtcctgacaacctctaagaggcctaaacccacactgattttcatccaatttgtcctcaactaatactcgcactttcctttcaacaatacctgagaagattttacccacaacgctgattaaagagatacctctgtagttgttacaatcttttctgtttccatgtttaaagattggtgtgattactgcttttgtccagtctgatggaacctgtcccaactcccacaccatttcaattatcctgtgtagccatttaacacctgacattccactgtatttgatgagttccattttaattttatccaccccagccgctttattgcactgcaatctattgaccattttctccactttctcaagtgtgatcctatttccatcatcatttctatcccactgtacattgaaatctgaaacactattgatcgtatttttacctacattgagcacctctttaaaatattccctccatccgcCCAAGGCATCAACATGATTAACCAGCAGTTtgcctgacctgtccaaaatacttgtcatttccttcttacctccctttcgaaggctgctaattacactccagaatggtttaacagcagcttgacccaaagtctccaacctgtttccaaagtcttcccaagatttcttcttggatgctgcaattatctgtttggctttgtttctttcttcaacataactttctctgtctacttgagttctagtatgtagccatttttgatacaccttctttttccttttacgggctgccttgactgtgtcattccaccaagctgtttgcttcatcctacctttatgcactactgttcaaagacattatttagccacttctagtactgtgtccctgtacattgtccattccttttccaatgactgtaattgactacattcaactaactggtacctttctgttaTGTACTTATGCCTGATTGCCTtaccctgaagtttctccactcttatcctcctacatatggacctgaccttctgCGCTTTTGGCCTCAcagtaccaatttcactgcagattaaatagtgatcattgtcatcaaagaatcccctgaatacacgtgtgtccctcacagccttcctgaattcctgatctgttattatatagtcaatgacagatttggttcccctgccttcccaagtataccggagaatgttcttatgtttaaaaaaggagtttgtgattactaagcccatactggcctccatatcctctccaaatttacccataaccttttctcatacccttctgttcaatttccaatcctggcattaaaatcacccatgagcagaacactgtccttgtcctttactctaacaactacatcactgagtgagtgcatcataaaaactatccatcttatcattactgacaaagagaaatttaacatcaagtatagatttaagtgtcaggaatatgtttctgaaagtatttgtgtgaagtgtagccatgtatggaagttaaacatagagaataaacagtttaaacaggaagagaatagaagcttttgaaatgtgatgctacagaggaatgctgaaattagataggttgatcacgtaactaatctggaggtaatgaacagaattggggagacaagaaatttgtgccacaacttgaccaaaataagggatcagttgataggccaCTTTCTAAGACGTaaagagatcaccagtttactacTGGATGGAACTGTGGGggttaaaatcatagagggagatcaaggtatgaatacagtaagcagatttgggatgatgtaggctgcagtagttactcagagacgacgaggcttgcacagcatagaacATCTTGGAAAGCCGCAGcaaaacagtctttggactaaTGATGCCGCAACTGCCAACCAATTTATTCATAATTTGGTTAATCTACTTTTTGGTGTCTACTTGGCTAATGTAATATGCGTTGCTGCACGAACACTTTTGAGGGGGGAAGTAATGGAAaaagtaaacatttatttaaaaactacTACAGCCAGATTTATAAATGTGCAAATCTAAAGTTTTGCACATGTAAAGCAAAAGAGCTTTGCTTTAAcggaaaaacataataaaatatgcaggatttaatttttaatttttttattgtctcttttttttataaaaagccataattcAAATACTAATCGTGCAATTAATGTGTGAATTtgattgtagtgtcctgagaaggttgtAAGACCACTAAActtaagttattaatttatggtacaaattgtatcattaatggagtttttaattttgcacatccaaaattaactttttttctatgtacaaccatctaaaaatcagaatgtaactgCAGGATCTTGTATTTTTTaattccagggagacagcaaccaTAAACACATTGCAAATAGCTCCTGAAATTTTCATAGCATTAGCACATAGCCTTTTTCAGAAAAtgcttctaacaacaacaaaaaatgtaaaacagggaAAATGAggtttgaagattttcttctcgtACTTCCACATGTAAttagcttacctcaattttaaaatcctccatactgatactcctcgtcctacaggtttctcttctcttctctttgaATCTGCCTGGCATGTATTTGCAGGTAAcgcactgatctgttagctttcttgatcctgctctcgtcgatggtgtaaaatgcttttgttgtaaacacaccaggatctataccaactctcttcagcacttcaattctccattatttccattattgtaacataaaactgcatcatagacacctattttgagtacttaaaTTTCatggaatgtacttttggagcatctACTCCAAATtactgaggctttcatttgcattttgtgttttttcatgaggacacttcctcaataaatcaggctTTGTAAgtaacctgaatgtgggcttaactgcattcataacaagttctggtaatgagtgtttctgTGAATACATCCCAATTCTGTTGTCAAAcctacaccaatcgtctttcgtaCACAGATTTTACATTGGTGTTCGGCCAGTGGATAGTTTGTTGAAAAAAATTGCCCACATAGCACGCATCATTTCCTCTAAATTGTGTGTGTTTCCTGATAGCTCtccaataaaataactgaagagcatAAATTTCTTTTGGGGTAaacctgccttttcctcctagtggttttccatactgaagtacttcacttttcttctttcagcaagtgATGAAGCCCACCACAAAGCCTCTTTCAGATgtgaccaacacattccaacttttctgttGAACTgtatggatttttatctgttacaattgTGAACAAAGAGGAGTCCctatcaccaaggtatttagtaaaTCTAAGGTCATACTGGTCCacagaacatcctcacaacttcaGCAGTCTCCGtgccccacttgagccactataatttttagagcttgctactgcatgcttttcttgccacagtttctcactgtcttcattgttggacattttccttgttgcacactggtggcagtatttagacataatttctacatccaaaactttacctgagtcagcACCAATAACAGATGTAAGTCCAACAGAGATGTTTGACCCCTTTTCATCCAGACCCCATCTACAGAtgcacacaggtcagtaacatttgtaggagattcactgccaTGAATATCCATGCCAGGATCTCTTTCCTTTTGATTTATTTCCACCAAttactccactgctttcttcatagaaactttggcagtatcacatacagcatcagatatttgtttatttattttttcaaaccttgcacaaggtggaggcatgttcaggaaaccacacaataaattacctccttccttgccctgtccaaggcatcacAGAGCATATTCtagcctaaaattgctttcataggtaccagtgtcagatttttggaggaggaaaatgaaaattcatagccacacgaattacaaattaatttaaaatcataaGCTATTCcccctcttctttcttcaacaacaatcaagcattctgtatttttacagctaacacatgagcatgaaaactttatagcctggcagacaAGCTCAATATCAGAAGTCTGAATCCAGTGAAATCCATATCAACATAATTCATGCACCTGTAAAATTCtgctgtcccaagtttcgatgctgaagctgagagcttatgttcttcatttcaagcTGCTGCCTCTTTTTTTGTTGATAAAccaatttccatgaaacctccatttcataaacacactttttccaccacccattatgcataaatcttgactttcaCATAAAGGTTtgtgaattcaaccttccacctactgatatgtgttagtattgacaaaaaaataaataaaccacatgcaagaaagttttcagtcaAAGAAATAggtgtcagccagagatatagatgacAGCCAAAGGTATCAAAAGAAAATAGCCTTTACACTGACAAATTCCACTGAAACAAgcagtttccccaatttcagtaaaGGTGTGAGTGGCTGCCAGTGCAGAGTTACAGTTTagcaatttaaaggcatttctaaagctgctatcatgataaaattcacacacaacatagattaaactgtgtagatcaagaaaataatattattgaaaaattgattttttgtaacaaaatccattacatcccccttAAACACATCCTTACTCCTTCTAACAAACAATTTTCTAGAAATGAGAAGTGAACCTGTTACACAATGAATAGAATATTCCTTAAGAGATGTTACATTGTGATAACTGCCTGAAAATGTGTTTGAATTTTGCtactgtatatttgtaatttaTCAAATTGCTCTTGCATTTCATTTTGATTTATCTTTTCAGAAGTTTCAGGTTCCTGCACTGCAAAACATCCACAGTGCTTGGTCTCTCAAAGAATTAAttatgaagacaaaaattttcattgtgtctTTCCATGGAATAGATTGTCTTTTTCATTGACTGAGCATATCTGTTCTGTTGAGGAAGTTGAAAAGGAACAATCTAGTATTGTTAGTAAGTACTAaccatataaataaatgttttcctTCACTAAAAAGAGCAAAAATTCAGCCTTTCTTTTTCTACAGGTTTTCCAGTCCATCATGCTACACAGAAGacatcacaaaattttaaagaatCCATCACTGAATATTCCCCAAGGAGTAATGAAAGTAGTTTAGAAGATCTTAACACTGAACACAAATGTTCAAGGACAGATTCTTCCATCACAAGTCCAAATGGAAATACCAGTGTCGATAAGACGGGAAATACTGAATTTTCTGATTGTTTCCATTGCAATGCTATGTTGGTTCATAAGGACTTGCGTAAATGGAAGAAAGCAATATCTGCTCAAATGGACTCTCCAGAAAAAGCCCCAGTTAGTGTATCCAGTGATAAATCTACTAATACCTGGGGCTGTGACCAGGAGCATCTGACTTCATTTGTACTAAGAGAAAGAGATTTTATCACAAGAGATCTGCAAAGATCTAAATTGAGACCATGTAAAAGATTCAAAAGTCCTCTAAGGTCATCATCACCTGAACTTGAAGTATCTGTAACTACTGAGTTTCTAGTTTCACAGCAAGAGAGGCATGAACAAGAGGAAAATGGAACATCAATGGAATCCATTTCAACAATACCTGATAAACAAACTGATTGTGCATCTCTTTCAGAAACACAGGAATATAAGGATCTGGAGGCTATGGTTCTGCATGCTGCTGAAGTAAATGAGAGAGAGAACATGGAAGAGAATGTGACACAGGTAAACAAAGCTATATGGAAAAGCTAGCCAACCCCTCTCCCACATCCATCTCCACCACATCTTTTCCTCGCTCCCCCTCGTTTGTAGTTTACAAATTTTGACATATATTGTGTATAGGTGGAAAATACTAAAACAAGAAGTTActtccttgaattttattgttAATTCAGCCTTTGTAAGtaatattacacaaaaaatttaagtttcttttACTTGCTTTTCTATTTTCCTTCTTCACAGCTGGTTGATGCAACCACATACAATGTAGACTGGTTTCTGAGGGATGCTCTTGGTGATGAAATGGACATCTCCATTTGCACTGACAGTCATGATGGCCAAGTCATAAAGCCAGATTTTCCTGAGGAATACTGTGCATCTAACCATGGAGAACCATTATTCCACACAGTTAGCAGTTACCGAATGTTAACCAACCTCAAAAGACAGGTTTGATAGAATGTTTCAAAGTTATTTACACATTCTGATATATAAAACCCTGTTGGTAAGGTGTAACTCGCTTCTTCATAATGCCACAGAGGAAAACAATCTGAATTCAGCATTGGCCACCTCTAACATGTTATCTGAATTCTCTGACAACACACCACATTCAGCTATTTTTCTCTGTTATGTCTTGATTCTACTTTCATGAGATTTTAACATTTCCACTTGCTGGTAAAATATAAGATGCACACTCAGTTCATTACATGGAAAATGCAAACAATAAGAAAACTACAAAACATTGTCCTTCAAGTATGTGGTATTCATATTATTTCGTATGTTTGTTGTGCCTAGTTTATTTAGTTATTCTTGCATTTGTGAAATCTGATTTGACATTATTATGATACTAAAACATTGTGGGTGGAATACAAAGATTGCAAGGAATGTAGATAATGATTCACTGTATAGCTGATATATAGAATGGTCAGCAGGCAGTTTTCCACTTAAAGTGGTTGAAGTGGTAAACTGCAAAACCTGTGATCCACTTGTGTGAACAAAATGTATGAAACCAAATGCCTCTTGCAAGGAGAGGGCAGGCGCCATATGGAAACTGTGGGAAGATCCAGTTAGTGTGACCTTACTGCTCAATGAAGGAAACACAACTGTGTTCCTATCTCACCAGTATTACATAGAGAAAatacagggatggctagaagaccaTGGTTATAGGAAGACAGGAACTGACCCTACCAAGAGGATGGAGGGGAAGACTTGAACTTCCCAAATAATCCAGCTTGCCAAAAAACAGTCTTAAAAAGCCACAACAGAGAGCACCAGTCCCACTGGGACTTCATGGACTGCTGGAAGCTCAAAAAGATAGTATGCCTTTATGCCCCATTGTTAGCAATTTTGGTACCCTGATGTACTCATTTGCAAGCTTGCTAAATACATGACGGATATGTATAGACCTCATTTCAGGAAGTATCTGCGCCACATTCACACCACCATGGTTTTTGTTGGACACCTTAACAACTTTAAGATTAAAGATACCAATAGCTTGATGAGCTTCAACACTCCTTTTAACAGTGCCTTTTCAAGGAGTCTTTTAAACTACTGGCCCAATTTGACATAGAGACAATCAACCTTTATAGGCATGTCATGATACTGACTCAAGTATCCCTACCAGCAGGCACTGAAAAGGATGCGGAGGATCTGATATGGTTATTGCAGCAGAATAATCCAGAACATAGTTATGGAGGGTGTAGGCAAACCATGACAGTGGCAGAGCCACTGATCTAGATGTTCACTTGCTGGTGGCAATAGGGCTGACCCAGCAGTTCTGCAGTCGACTCGGTCATCCCCATAGTGTTAAACAGTATCCTTCAGGAGCAACAATCAAAGTTCATATGAGTTAACTGATTCCTGCTGTGAGTCACTGATAGTCATGGGatacttctttttttcattttgtgaagtacacacaTTTTCAGTTCTGACCATTAAATGCAAGTTGCCAGTAGTTACATCactatgactgaatatttgtgcagcttttttggGCCAGTATTTCATTAAAGATAACTGCATTGTCAGTGCAAAGTCTGAGGTTACAATTAAGTTAATGTTGCctccaaggtcattaatataaaacatgaacaggaAGGTGCCAACACACTTCCTGGAGCAACTGAAGTTACTTCATCTGTCAGTTATTCTCCATTCaagatgacatgctgtgtcctccctcttTTTTTGATAATAAGCTTAAGTGTGGTAATGAGTCAAATATCTTttggaagtcaataaaactgtacctaactgactaccttgatccatgactttcaggatGTTACGCAATAAAAGCATGAGTTGGTTTTGGACTCTATGCTGATTGACATGGACGATGTACCTCATTACTTTAAtgtattcagtacagaatctggtaCAGgtttcatcagtccctagaactttaaGTTTCAACAACTTCATTGTTTCTCACTGTCACTGAACTCTAATGTCTCTTTCACTCACCTTTGGAGTAGTAGAAGACTTAAAGCTGGCAATACTCCTGGGTTTTTCTAtggaaaggaatatttgaaaatgcaGTTCAGCATGTCTACTTTTGCTTtgctgtcacaaatttctttttatgTCTGGTCTATGAgtttctggacactaactttggtaccaccaACAGCTTTCACATATGgcaagaatttctttgggttttgggaAAGATTAGTCtgctagggtccaaccaatatagccatgagtccaggagaggcactgcaggcaatgttgtgctctTAGAAAAAGCACTTGCATGGACTGTTCATTGCCATAGCctgttaatgccaaattttgccatacTGTCCTATTGCATGGGCTAATCATTCTTCCTACATTGATTCCTGTcattacttcatgcagtgttgctcaTCTGTTAGCACAGATAACTACACAAATGCCACTGTTCCCAGTTATTAAGTGAAGGCACTTTGCCTCTGCATTGCCTattgtgagagataatgcctgaaatttagtgttttcggcactcttgacactgtggatcccaaaGTACTCCAATTccgtaatgatttccaaaatggaatgtcccatgcaccttGCTCCCACTAGCACTCCACATTgtgtctgttaatttccatcacGCATCCATAGTCATGTCAGGAACCTTTTCACagcaatcacctgagtacaaatgacagctccgccaaaccaCTGCCCTTTTCTATTACGTGTATATGATACTACTGCCATATGTGAATATTGCTATCAGacgatttttgtcacttcagtgtacttcCATCTGTGGAGGCATGTAATTGGATCTTCCAATGATACTTCCAGCTCTCCTACAACTATCATTATCTGCACTGAATGGAAAGTTGTGTAATCTATAAAAAGACTTCTATGCATCCCACATACAGTCAGCTACCTGGATATCAGTATCTTATGTGTAAcgcactcctgacctattcagcgaatCGTACATTTACCATGAGAGATTTGGACATCAGCACAAACACCATGTGAAACGCCTCTTGAAGCAGATGAACATCAATGTGGATGGATGCAAAGAACAATTCTGTGATGAATGTACACTTAGAAAAATGCAT is from Schistocerca cancellata isolate TAMUIC-IGC-003103 chromosome 6, iqSchCanc2.1, whole genome shotgun sequence and encodes:
- the LOC126088330 gene encoding uncharacterized protein DDB_G0271670-like translates to MGSSTSSVQEPVPTAASQYNHRCDIERGKHSSLSSSSSSSLSSSSSSLSSSSSSLSSSLSSSSSSSLSSSSLSSSSSSSLSSSSSLSSSSSSSSLSSSSSLSSSSSLSSSSSLSSSSSLSSSSSLSSSSSLSSSSSSSLSSSSSSSLSSSSSSSLSSSSSSSLSSSSLSSSSSSSSSLSSSSSSSSSLSSSSSSLSSSSSSLSSSSSSLSSSSSSLSSSSSSLSSSSSSLSSSSSSLSSSSSSSSSLSSSSSSLSSSSSSLSSSSSSLSSSSSSLSSSSSSLSSSSSSSLSSSSSSSSSLSSSSSSLSSSSLSSSSLSSSSSSSSSLSSSSSSSSLSSSSSSSSSSSSSSSLSSSSSSSSLSSSSSSLSSSSSSLSSSSSLSSLSSSSSSLSSSSSSSLSSSSSSLSSSSSSLSSSSSSLSSSSSSLSSSSSSLSSSSSSLSSSSSSLSSSSLSSSSSSLSSSSSSLSSSSSSSSLSSSSSSSSSLSSSSSLSSSSSSSSSLSSSSSSSLSSSSSSLSSSLSSSLSSSSSSSSSSLSSSSSSSSFLPEFLICYYIVNDRFGSPAFPSIPENVLMFKKGVCDY